ATTTCGTGTAGATATTTTCCTTTATTTAAATCACTGATTTGTTTTACTAAATCTGATGCAAATTTATTTCCACCGTTAGAAGCCTGAAAATATTGTTGATCTTTTCTAGCATCTCCACGTAACGCCATAATATTGTCGATTCCTAAATAATGACAATCGACCAAAACATATTCTGTTTCTTCTTTTGTAAACCCACCACACAATACATGCGGAATGGCATCTACGTCGTATTTATATTTTAATGAAGCACAAATACCAACCGTACCTGGTCGCATTCTAGTAATTTTCTTTTCTAATAATCCGTTTTCTTTTTCAATGTAAATGTATTCCTCTCTAGATGTTGTAACATCTATAAACGGAGGTTTAAATTCCATTAACGGATCGATATTGTTATATAATTGCTGAATATTTTGTCCCTTTTGTGGTGGAACAATTTCAAATGAAAATAACGTTTTCCCCTTTGCCTTTTTTATATGTTCTGTAACCTTCATTTCTAATTTTCTATCTGTTAAAGTAACTGCTGTCGTATTTCATTAATATCACCTTCATATTCCCAATAAATCCATCTTCCGTGGGCATAATCTGTAAGAATAAATTTTTCACTAACAGATTTTATTCTATCTAAATTGACTAGCTTTTTATTAAAACCATCGACAGTTACTTCTTCAATTATTTCTTTATTTTGATCATCAAAACCATGAACAATTTGATGGCTTCCTAACTTTAATTCTATAAATCTTTTACTCATTTTATTTTTATTGAATGTTTGCGTTCTAACGTCATTCCGAATTTACTTGTGCTGAATTAACTTAAATATTTCAGAATCTTATAAAGTCATTTAACAATTCTTAATGAGAACCTGAAACAAGTTCAGATTGACACGAACTTATCATTATACATTCCTAATATTTTTTAATCTGCAAGTACTGGATTCAACCACTTTTTTGCATGTTCTAAAGAATTACCTCTTCGGTTGACATAATCTTTTAGCTGATCTTCTTTTATTTTCCCTAAACCGAAATATTTAGATTCTGGATTTCCGAAATAGTAACCAGAAACACTTGCTGCCGGCCACATGGCTAAACTTTCAGTCAGTTTAACTCCAATAGTTTCTTCTACTTTTAAAACATCCCAAATGATATTCTTTTCTAAATGATCTGGACACGCTGGATAACCTGGAGCTGGACGAATTCCTTTATAGCTTTCTTTAATTAATTCTTCGTTAGATAAGTTCTCTTGATTTGCATATCCCCAATGTTTCGTTCTTACTTCTTTATGTAAGTATTCTGCAAAAGCTTCAGCCAGACGATCTGCAATAGCTTTAATCATAATTGAATTATAATCGTCGTTATCTTTTTCGAATGCTGTTGCTAATTCTTGAGTTCCGAAACCTGCTGATACACAAAAACAGCCTACGTAATCTTTCTTTCCAGTTGTTTTTGGTGCTACAAAATCTGCCAATGCAATATTTGGTACCCCTGATTTTTTCTTTAATTGTTGACGAAGTGTTACGAAAGTAGCTTGAGTTTCTTCCTTTTCGTTATATACTTCAATATCATCTTCATTTACTGTATTTGCTGGAAACAGACCAAAAACTGCTTTTGCTTTTAGTAATTGTTCATCGATTACTTTTTGTAATAAAACTTGCGCATCTTTATATAATTCTGTGGCTTGTTCTCCAACAATTTCATCGGTTAAAATATTTGGAAACTTTCCATGTAAATCCCACGATCTGAAAAACGGACTCCAATCAATATAATCTAACAGCACTTTTAAATCCAGATTCTCAATAACCTGAGTTCCTAAGAAATTAGGTTCTTTAATTTCTGAAGTTTCCCAATCTATCTGGAATTTATTTTCTCTAGCTTCAGCTAATGAGATATAATTTTTCTGTTTTGTTCTGTTTAAAAACTGATCTCTAAACTTATCGTACTCTGTTCGAATTTGTTCTTTATAAACTTTATTATTCTCTTGTAATAAATCTCCAACAACAGTAACTGCGCGAGAAGCATCGTTAACATGCACTACAGAATTGGTATACTTTGGTGCAATTTTAACTGCCGTGTGTGCTTTTGATGTTGTAGCACCACCAATTAATAATGGAATATTCATTTGTTCTTTTTCCATTTCATTGGCCAAATACACCATTTCATCTAACGACGGTGTAATTAATCCGCTTAAACCAATAACATCTACTTGTTCTTTTTTAGCAGCCTCAATTATTTTTTCTGGCGGAACCATTACTCCTAAATCAACAATTTCATAGTTATTACAACCCAAAACAACACTCACAATATTTTTACCAATATCATGTACATCCCCTTTTACCGTTGCCATCAAGATTTTTCCAGCAGATGAAGCAGCACTATCTTTAGATTCTTCGATGAAAGGTTGTAAATATGCTACAGCTCTTTTCATTACACGAGCTGATTTTACCACCTGAGGCAAGAACATTTTTCCACTTCCGAATAAATCACCAACTACATTCATCCCTGTCATTAAATTACCTTCAATAACTTGAATTGGTCGATCTACTAGTTGTCTTGCTTCTTCAACATCTTCTTCAATAAAAGCATCTAAACCTTTTACTAAACTATAGGTAATTCTATCTTGTAATGCTTCTTCTCGCCATGCTAACTTTTTAGAATCTTCTTCTTTTTTTGTTCCTCGAACTGTTTCAGCAAAATCTAATAAACGTTCAGTAGCATCATCTCTTCTATCTAATAAAACATCTTCTACATGGTCTAATAAATCTTTAGGAATTTCATCATATACTTCTAACATGGTAGGATTTACAATTCCCATATTCATTCCATGTTGAATGGCATGATATAAAAAAGCAGAATGCATTGCTTCACGTACTGTATTATTTCCACGGAAAGAAAAAGATACATTACTTACTCCTCCAGAAACACTTGCATATGGTAAGTTTGTTCGAATCCATTTTGTAGCATTAAAAAAGTCTAACGCATTTTTTCGATGCTCTTCCATTCCAGTAGCTACAGGAAATATATTTGGATCAAAAATGATGTCTTCTGGGGCAAACTTTACTTTATCTACCAAAATTCTGTATGAACGCTCACAAATTTCAATACGTCTTTCATAAGTATCTGCTTGCCCTACTTCATCAAAAGCCATAACAATTGTTGCAGCTCCGTATCTTTTTATCAGTTTTGCTTGATGAATGAAGTTCTCTTCTCCTTCTTTTAAAGAGATAGAATTTACTACACATTTTCCTTGTGCTACTTGTAATCCCGCTTCGATAATTTCCCATTTAGAACTATCGATCATAATTGGAATTCGAGCAATATCTGGTTCTGAAGCAATCAAATTTAAAAATGTTACCATAGCATGAACACCATCAAGCATTCCTTCATCCATGTTTACATCTAAAATCTGTGCGCCTCCATCAACTTGATCTCTTGCTACAGCTAATGCCTCGCCATATTTTTCTTCTTTAATTAATCGTAAAAATCGACGAGAACCAGTTACATTTGTTCTTTCTCCTACATTTATAAAATTACTTTCAGGTGTTATGATTAAGGGTTCTAAACCTGATAGTTTTAAATATCTATTTTGGTTGATCGTAATTTGTTCTTGGTTTTTAGTTACCTCTTCCATTATCAACTTTTACTTTTATAATAATTTATAAATCC
This genomic stretch from Tenacibaculum jejuense harbors:
- the metF gene encoding methylenetetrahydrofolate reductase [NAD(P)H]: MKVTEHIKKAKGKTLFSFEIVPPQKGQNIQQLYNNIDPLMEFKPPFIDVTTSREEYIYIEKENGLLEKKITRMRPGTVGICASLKYKYDVDAIPHVLCGGFTKEETEYVLVDCHYLGIDNIMALRGDARKDQQYFQASNGGNKFASDLVKQISDLNKGKYLHEIIETPYKSDFCVGVAGYPEKHLEAPSIESDLKRLKEKVDSGADYVVTQMFFDNQKYFNFVEKAREAGINVPIIPGIKPIAVKRHLHVLPQVFRLDLPQELVEQIEACKDNKQIREVGIQWAIQQSKELIKAGVPVLHYYSMGKSDNIMKIAKEVF
- the metH gene encoding methionine synthase; its protein translation is MEEVTKNQEQITINQNRYLKLSGLEPLIITPESNFINVGERTNVTGSRRFLRLIKEEKYGEALAVARDQVDGGAQILDVNMDEGMLDGVHAMVTFLNLIASEPDIARIPIMIDSSKWEIIEAGLQVAQGKCVVNSISLKEGEENFIHQAKLIKRYGAATIVMAFDEVGQADTYERRIEICERSYRILVDKVKFAPEDIIFDPNIFPVATGMEEHRKNALDFFNATKWIRTNLPYASVSGGVSNVSFSFRGNNTVREAMHSAFLYHAIQHGMNMGIVNPTMLEVYDEIPKDLLDHVEDVLLDRRDDATERLLDFAETVRGTKKEEDSKKLAWREEALQDRITYSLVKGLDAFIEEDVEEARQLVDRPIQVIEGNLMTGMNVVGDLFGSGKMFLPQVVKSARVMKRAVAYLQPFIEESKDSAASSAGKILMATVKGDVHDIGKNIVSVVLGCNNYEIVDLGVMVPPEKIIEAAKKEQVDVIGLSGLITPSLDEMVYLANEMEKEQMNIPLLIGGATTSKAHTAVKIAPKYTNSVVHVNDASRAVTVVGDLLQENNKVYKEQIRTEYDKFRDQFLNRTKQKNYISLAEARENKFQIDWETSEIKEPNFLGTQVIENLDLKVLLDYIDWSPFFRSWDLHGKFPNILTDEIVGEQATELYKDAQVLLQKVIDEQLLKAKAVFGLFPANTVNEDDIEVYNEKEETQATFVTLRQQLKKKSGVPNIALADFVAPKTTGKKDYVGCFCVSAGFGTQELATAFEKDNDDYNSIMIKAIADRLAEAFAEYLHKEVRTKHWGYANQENLSNEELIKESYKGIRPAPGYPACPDHLEKNIIWDVLKVEETIGVKLTESLAMWPAASVSGYYFGNPESKYFGLGKIKEDQLKDYVNRRGNSLEHAKKWLNPVLAD